In Sulfitobacter pacificus, one DNA window encodes the following:
- a CDS encoding 4-hydroxythreonine-4-phosphate dehydrogenase PdxA, whose protein sequence is MKPKIGIIPGDPSGIGPELIARLLTSEGVAEAADILLIGDAHVFEAGQSVAKARFDMRPLDASAGEWQGVDGFALHAMNTIEPADIQVAKVTEAGGSSVLRSLDQALAFAQEGVIDAIVFGPFNKAAMHLAGLGHDDELHYMAEKLGVDGYISELNTLDGIWTSRVTSHIALRDVADAINEERLTEAVHLIHNVLRRAGLERPRISVAALNPHAGDGGNFGTEEIDVLEPTVRKLAEGQMSVDGPWPSDTVFLKAVAKEIDAVVTMYHDQGQIALKLLGFDRGVTVQGGLPIPVATPAHGTAFDIAGQGRADVGATRAAFDIACDMVTHWEN, encoded by the coding sequence ATGAAACCGAAAATTGGCATTATTCCCGGCGATCCCAGCGGCATCGGCCCGGAATTGATCGCGCGTCTGCTGACCTCAGAAGGGGTCGCCGAAGCCGCAGACATTCTTTTGATTGGCGATGCGCATGTGTTTGAGGCGGGGCAATCTGTTGCCAAGGCCCGCTTTGACATGCGCCCGCTGGATGCCAGCGCGGGGGAATGGCAGGGTGTTGACGGTTTTGCGCTGCACGCAATGAACACAATCGAACCCGCTGATATTCAGGTGGCGAAAGTGACAGAGGCGGGTGGCAGCTCTGTCCTGCGCAGCCTTGATCAAGCGCTGGCCTTTGCACAGGAGGGCGTGATCGACGCCATTGTTTTTGGCCCGTTCAACAAGGCCGCCATGCATCTGGCCGGTCTGGGCCATGATGACGAATTGCATTACATGGCTGAAAAGCTGGGGGTGGATGGGTATATCTCAGAACTCAACACGTTGGACGGCATCTGGACCAGCCGTGTCACCAGCCATATTGCCCTGCGCGATGTGGCGGACGCAATCAACGAGGAACGGCTGACAGAGGCAGTGCATCTTATCCATAATGTCCTGCGCCGTGCAGGCCTTGAACGCCCACGCATTTCCGTTGCCGCGCTGAACCCCCATGCGGGGGACGGTGGAAATTTTGGCACCGAGGAAATCGACGTGCTTGAACCCACGGTGCGCAAACTTGCCGAGGGACAGATGTCGGTTGACGGGCCCTGGCCCTCGGACACCGTGTTCCTGAAAGCCGTGGCCAAGGAAATCGACGCTGTCGTCACCATGTACCACGATCAGGGACAGATCGCGCTGAAACTTCTGGGGTTCGACCGCGGCGTTACCGTGCAAGGTGGGCTGCCGATCCCGGTTGCGACACCGGCCCATGGCACCGCCTTTGACATTGCCGGACAGGGCCGCGCCGACGTGGGCGCAACCCGCGCCGCTTTTGACATTGCATGTGACATGGTCACCCATTGGGAAAATTAA
- a CDS encoding L-rhamnonate dehydratase has product MSKIKSVRTRVWNWKGKTVPPTGNFCANASDALYDRGDAMHSFRFHQWLTCEIETEDGTIGIGNAALAPNLVKAAIDEYYAPMVIGEDPFDYAYLWEKMYRRTHAWGRKGIGMTAISAVDIAIWDLMGKLTGKPVFKLLGGRTKEKIPVYYSKLYAASVEEMQAEAEEAMKNGYQGYKTRFGYGPKDGMKGMRENLKRVEAVREVVGYDVDLMLECYMGWNLDYTKRMLPKLEKYEPRWLEEPVIADDIHGYAELNKGPIPISGGEHEFSLMGFRQLLDAKAVSVIQYDTNRVGGITAAQKINALAEAHQVPVIPHAGQMHNYHLTMANVNCPISEYFPVFDVEVGNELFYYIFEGDPDAVDGFLDLDDNKPGLGIEISDKYISEFEVTE; this is encoded by the coding sequence ATGAGCAAAATAAAATCTGTCCGCACCCGTGTCTGGAACTGGAAAGGCAAAACCGTCCCGCCAACCGGCAATTTCTGCGCCAACGCCAGTGATGCGCTCTATGATCGCGGTGATGCGATGCACAGCTTTCGGTTTCACCAATGGCTGACCTGCGAAATAGAAACCGAGGACGGGACCATCGGCATCGGCAACGCAGCCCTTGCGCCAAATCTGGTCAAAGCTGCGATTGACGAATATTACGCGCCGATGGTGATCGGCGAAGACCCGTTCGACTACGCCTATCTGTGGGAAAAAATGTACCGCCGAACCCATGCTTGGGGCCGCAAGGGCATCGGCATGACCGCAATTTCCGCAGTGGATATTGCGATCTGGGACCTCATGGGCAAGCTGACCGGCAAACCGGTTTTCAAACTGCTTGGCGGACGCACCAAAGAGAAAATTCCAGTCTATTATTCCAAACTCTATGCCGCCAGTGTCGAGGAGATGCAGGCCGAAGCCGAAGAGGCCATGAAAAACGGCTATCAGGGCTACAAGACCCGGTTCGGCTATGGTCCCAAGGACGGCATGAAGGGCATGCGCGAAAACCTCAAACGGGTTGAGGCGGTGCGCGAGGTGGTCGGCTATGACGTTGATCTGATGCTGGAATGCTACATGGGTTGGAACCTTGACTACACCAAACGCATGCTGCCCAAGCTTGAGAAATACGAACCCCGCTGGCTGGAAGAGCCGGTGATCGCAGACGACATTCACGGCTATGCGGAACTCAACAAGGGCCCGATCCCGATCTCGGGTGGCGAACACGAATTTTCCTTGATGGGGTTCAGACAGTTACTTGATGCCAAGGCGGTTTCCGTCATCCAGTATGACACCAATCGTGTGGGCGGCATCACTGCAGCGCAAAAGATCAACGCATTGGCAGAGGCGCATCAGGTGCCGGTCATTCCCCATGCTGGCCAAATGCATAACTATCACCTGACAATGGCCAATGTGAACTGCCCGATCAGCGAATACTTCCCCGTGTTCGATGTCGAAGTGGGCAATGAGCTGTTTTATTACATCTTCGAAGGCGACCCCGATGCCGTAGACGGGTTTCTTGATCTGGACGACAATAAACCGGGGCTCGGAATCGAGATTTCCGACAAATATATCAGTGAATTCGAGGTGACAGAATGA
- a CDS encoding GntR family transcriptional regulator yields MSSGWLETLKQSGGVRPRRTLAEEAADNLREFILLGKLEPGTAIPERDLAEALGVSRTPLREALRLLEVEGLVEYSATRRPHVADPSLHELTQYISVLGALEALAGETACGEATMAEIAEIVRLGTEMAEGSNTLEPLEFFRLDMQFHAAIVEASRNEPLIETHAQYNARLWRARFLSSQQEDRRDNTKAEHGNIIAALTERDAMATRRALREHLQSTITNIAHICKQRDGTEPKDRT; encoded by the coding sequence ATGAGCAGTGGTTGGCTTGAAACCTTGAAACAAAGCGGCGGGGTCCGGCCACGCCGGACGCTTGCAGAAGAGGCGGCGGACAATCTGCGCGAATTTATCCTGCTGGGAAAACTTGAGCCCGGCACCGCCATCCCTGAACGTGATCTGGCCGAAGCTCTTGGCGTTTCGCGGACCCCTCTGCGCGAAGCGCTCAGGCTGTTGGAGGTGGAAGGTCTGGTGGAATACTCCGCCACCCGGCGCCCGCATGTGGCTGATCCGTCCCTGCATGAGTTGACGCAATACATTTCAGTTCTGGGAGCGCTTGAGGCCCTGGCCGGTGAAACCGCCTGTGGCGAAGCAACCATGGCCGAAATCGCCGAAATCGTTCGTTTGGGCACAGAGATGGCAGAGGGGTCGAACACCCTCGAACCGCTTGAATTTTTCCGGCTTGATATGCAGTTTCATGCCGCAATTGTCGAAGCCAGCCGGAACGAACCGCTGATCGAAACCCACGCGCAATACAATGCCCGTTTGTGGCGGGCGCGGTTCCTCTCCTCCCAACAGGAAGACCGCCGCGACAACACCAAGGCAGAGCATGGCAACATCATTGCGGCATTGACCGAACGCGATGCCATGGCCACGCGCCGCGCCCTTCGCGAACATTTGCAAAGTACCATCACGAACATCGCCCATATCTGCAAACAGCGCGATGGCACAGAACCTAAGGACAGGACATGA
- a CDS encoding dihydrodipicolinate synthase family protein — translation MNRPYSGIWPVAPTPFNPDGTLELEGMKRVLDCMIDQGSDGICILANFSEQFLISDAERETLSRLCIEHVAGRVPVIVTISHFATEIAVQRAQFVKDLGAAMVMMMAPYHGALMKGTPKQTFEQFKAVGDVGLPIMVQDAPLSGVELPVPLLVQMAQEIEMVKLFKIECAGVAPKLRALIAAGGDAIEGPFDGEEGITLLADLDAGATGGMTSAMIPDQIKPVIEKHLAGDREGATAAYARVLPAINHENRLCGFRSAKAAMVEGGVIKSDFCRHPIYPLHPEIRSGLMDLLRPLDPLVLNWGK, via the coding sequence ATGAACCGCCCCTATTCTGGCATCTGGCCCGTTGCCCCGACACCGTTCAACCCGGATGGCACGCTGGAACTTGAGGGTATGAAGCGGGTTCTGGATTGCATGATTGATCAGGGCAGCGATGGCATCTGCATTCTTGCGAACTTTTCCGAACAGTTCCTGATTTCGGATGCGGAACGTGAAACCCTGTCGCGGCTCTGCATCGAACATGTCGCAGGCCGTGTGCCCGTGATTGTCACCATCAGCCATTTCGCCACAGAGATCGCCGTGCAACGGGCGCAATTTGTCAAAGACCTTGGTGCTGCCATGGTCATGATGATGGCCCCCTATCACGGTGCCCTGATGAAAGGCACACCAAAGCAGACCTTCGAACAATTCAAAGCGGTTGGCGATGTCGGCCTGCCAATCATGGTACAGGACGCCCCCCTGTCCGGTGTCGAGCTGCCGGTCCCCCTGCTGGTCCAGATGGCGCAGGAAATCGAGATGGTGAAGCTGTTTAAAATTGAATGCGCCGGTGTCGCGCCCAAGCTGCGCGCCCTGATTGCCGCTGGCGGTGACGCCATTGAGGGCCCGTTTGACGGCGAGGAAGGGATCACCCTGCTGGCGGATCTGGATGCTGGTGCAACCGGCGGAATGACCTCTGCAATGATCCCGGATCAGATCAAACCGGTCATTGAGAAACATCTGGCCGGTGATCGCGAAGGCGCAACCGCGGCCTATGCGCGGGTGTTGCCCGCAATCAATCACGAGAACCGCCTTTGTGGTTTCCGATCCGCCAAAGCAGCAATGGTTGAGGGCGGGGTTATCAAATCCGACTTCTGCCGCCATCCGATTTATCCTTTGCATCCAGAAATAAGGTCCGGTCTGATGGACCTTCTGCGGCCTCTGGATCCTTTGGTGCTGAACTGGGGAAAATGA